A genomic segment from Acidimicrobiales bacterium encodes:
- a CDS encoding zinc-dependent peptidase, protein MVIVCRTPCWTRVRRPGRGHNVVFHEFAHKLDMLDGLIDGTPPLATDEQLQRWVAVCTDVYEQLQRGEAGAVLRSSRA, encoded by the coding sequence GTGGTGATCGTGTGCCGGACGCCGTGCTGGACGAGGGTGCGCCGCCCCGGCCGGGGGCACAACGTGGTGTTCCACGAGTTCGCCCACAAGCTCGACATGCTCGACGGGCTGATCGACGGCACGCCCCCGCTGGCCACCGACGAGCAGCTGCAGCGGTGGGTGGCGGTGTGCACCGACGTGTACGAGCAGCTCCAGCGGGGTGAGGCGGGGGCGGTGCTGCGCTCGTCGCGGGCGTGA
- a CDS encoding zinc-dependent peptidase has product MRLEARRRRRRRQLLQGGFPPAWRALLDERVPHARLLDGDERERLERLTLGLVATKRWEAARGFELTDEIVVTVAGLASLLVLGLPDDSYRDVQAIVVHPTTLVLTGERSQVPGLVSDGPTPILGRPARPARW; this is encoded by the coding sequence GTGCGGCTCGAGGCGCGCCGCCGCCGGCGCCGCCGCCAGCTGCTGCAGGGCGGCTTCCCGCCGGCGTGGCGGGCGCTGCTCGACGAGCGGGTGCCGCACGCCCGCCTGCTCGACGGCGACGAGCGGGAGCGCCTCGAGCGCCTCACCCTGGGGCTGGTGGCCACCAAGCGCTGGGAGGCGGCCCGCGGCTTCGAGCTCACCGACGAGATCGTGGTCACCGTGGCCGGGCTGGCGTCGCTGCTGGTGCTGGGGCTGCCCGACGACTCGTACCGAGACGTGCAGGCGATCGTGGTGCACCCCACCACGCTGGTGCTCACCGGCGAGCGCTCCCAGGTGCCCGGCCTGGTCTCCGACGGGCCGACGCCGATCCTCGGCAGGCCAGCCAGACCGGCCCGGTGGTGA